In the Alkaliphilus oremlandii OhILAs genome, one interval contains:
- a CDS encoding HDOD domain-containing protein, producing the protein MQENQLLMLLDRSELIPKPSREISDIFKILNNPVELDIDLLVEKIQDVENLHDLMIKNLNTGYFKANREIKTIKEAIVYFGMQTIQNLITLFITIQLFSEARDLNKGEKPERVFYMDQYFKHVLGTSVASAMLSAMLNIGDRYKLFSYGLIHDIGIVVVDTCTPELLDQVTKKLKSGVHQVVAERLAFSGITHAEIGAWLCRKWNIRQDIVDIVEFHHTPFLAKETTDELKIIHIADVISTMYYEKLLGVNLHHGLSNKLMDSLGIKESHIKIIVEKLPEEVERLNYFSIYG; encoded by the coding sequence TTGCAAGAAAATCAACTGCTGATGCTATTAGATCGATCAGAGCTAATACCGAAGCCATCCAGAGAAATTAGCGATATTTTTAAGATACTGAATAATCCCGTAGAATTGGATATCGACTTATTGGTCGAAAAAATTCAGGACGTAGAAAATCTTCATGACCTCATGATCAAGAATTTAAATACGGGATATTTTAAAGCTAATAGAGAAATAAAAACGATTAAAGAAGCCATTGTCTATTTTGGTATGCAGACCATACAGAATCTGATTACGTTGTTCATTACAATCCAGTTATTTTCTGAAGCAAGGGATCTGAATAAAGGGGAGAAGCCGGAAAGAGTATTCTATATGGATCAATATTTTAAGCATGTGCTAGGAACATCTGTAGCCAGTGCCATGTTATCTGCCATGCTCAATATCGGCGACCGCTACAAGTTGTTTTCCTATGGCTTAATACATGATATCGGCATAGTGGTTGTAGATACCTGTACACCGGAGCTATTGGACCAGGTAACGAAGAAGTTGAAATCGGGGGTGCATCAAGTGGTGGCAGAACGACTGGCCTTCAGTGGTATAACCCATGCAGAAATAGGGGCATGGCTCTGTAGAAAGTGGAACATAAGGCAGGATATTGTGGATATTGTCGAATTTCACCATACGCCTTTTTTAGCCAAGGAAACTACGGATGAACTAAAGATCATACATATTGCAGATGTAATCAGCACGATGTATTATGAAAAGCTTTTGGGTGTAAACCTCCACCATGGACTCAGCAATAAATTGATGGATTCACTGGGGATAAAGGAGAGTCATATTAAAATTATTGTTGAGAAGCTTCCTGAAGAAGTAGAACGATTAAATTATTTTTCTATCTATGGGTAG
- the fdhD gene encoding formate dehydrogenase accessory sulfurtransferase FdhD: MERTNTIDMIRLKNGEMECIEDTVISEYPLTIFINGKELVTLLCSPEGLEYLAVGFLVSEGMIKNIEQIEKVTIDQDKGYAHVELKNKSAFTEELFGKRTITTGCGKGTVFYNVLDSLGTKKINHPIKIESEKILELSRKLNEESQLFKETGGVHSCALCDEDRIILFHEDVGRHNAVDKIIGEALLSGLNLNDKILITSGRISSEMIIKTIKNNIPVIVSRSAPTDLSVKIAKQFHVTLIGFVRGNRMNIYNGTENLTIK, from the coding sequence ATGGAACGGACCAATACCATCGATATGATTAGATTGAAGAATGGCGAAATGGAATGTATAGAAGACACGGTAATATCGGAATATCCCCTCACTATTTTTATCAATGGAAAGGAACTGGTGACATTGCTATGTTCTCCAGAGGGGCTAGAATATTTGGCCGTAGGGTTTTTAGTATCAGAGGGAATGATTAAAAATATAGAGCAGATAGAGAAGGTTACCATAGATCAAGACAAAGGATACGCTCATGTAGAGTTAAAGAATAAGTCTGCATTTACAGAAGAATTATTTGGAAAGAGAACCATTACTACAGGATGTGGCAAAGGAACTGTATTTTATAATGTACTGGACTCTCTAGGAACGAAAAAAATAAATCATCCTATAAAGATTGAAAGTGAAAAAATACTGGAGCTTTCCAGAAAACTAAATGAAGAATCGCAGCTTTTTAAAGAAACAGGAGGGGTTCATAGCTGTGCACTATGCGATGAAGATCGTATTATTTTATTTCACGAGGACGTGGGGAGGCACAATGCTGTTGATAAAATTATTGGAGAGGCTCTTTTATCGGGTCTAAACTTGAATGATAAAATATTAATAACCAGTGGTAGGATTTCTTCGGAGATGATCATTAAAACTATAAAGAATAATATTCCTGTGATTGTGTCAAGATCTGCACCGACGGATCTTTCTGTAAAGATTGCGAAGCAGTTCCATGTGACACTGATCGGCTTTGTTAGAGGAAATAGAATGAATATATATAATGGAACGGAAAATTTGACAATAAAATAA
- the moaA gene encoding GTP 3',8-cyclase MoaA, whose translation MKDLYSRRINYMRISITDLCNLRCQYCMPAEGICKKDHKEVLTLEEITDIVKAGVGLGIDKVRITGGEPLVRNGIVEFIQMISNIDGIKDIAITTNGILLPRYAEALKEAGLKRVNISIDSLNPDKYREITRGGDLSKVLEGINECIRLGLTPVKLNVVAIGGYNDDEIEDFIQLTMDKPIDVRFIELMPIGEASQWGKDRFISNEEIVHRFKNLVPMETEKSSPAKYYQLPGGMGRVGLINPISSHFCGDCNRVRLTSDGKLKPCLHSNHEIDILDAVRNHPEKIQEVLASAILSKPEKHDLLTDSHEESNRGMSQIGG comes from the coding sequence ATGAAAGATTTATATAGTAGAAGAATTAATTATATGAGGATTTCTATAACAGATTTATGTAATCTGAGATGTCAATATTGTATGCCTGCGGAGGGGATTTGCAAAAAAGATCATAAAGAGGTACTAACCTTAGAAGAGATAACAGATATTGTAAAGGCTGGCGTAGGTCTAGGGATTGATAAAGTAAGGATCACTGGCGGTGAGCCCTTGGTAAGAAATGGGATTGTAGAGTTTATTCAAATGATCTCCAATATCGACGGCATCAAGGATATCGCTATTACCACCAATGGAATTTTACTGCCTAGATATGCAGAGGCTCTGAAGGAAGCTGGATTGAAAAGAGTGAATATCAGTATAGATTCCTTAAACCCAGATAAATATAGAGAGATCACAAGGGGTGGGGATTTATCCAAGGTCTTAGAAGGGATCAATGAATGTATCCGATTGGGTCTAACTCCAGTAAAGCTTAATGTGGTAGCCATCGGTGGGTATAATGACGATGAAATTGAGGATTTTATTCAATTGACCATGGACAAGCCAATCGATGTGCGCTTTATAGAACTGATGCCTATTGGAGAAGCTAGCCAATGGGGAAAAGATCGATTTATTTCGAATGAAGAAATTGTCCATCGGTTTAAAAATTTAGTGCCCATGGAAACAGAAAAATCCAGTCCGGCAAAATACTATCAGCTTCCTGGTGGCATGGGAAGAGTAGGGCTAATTAATCCTATCAGTAGTCATTTCTGTGGAGACTGTAATCGAGTACGATTGACATCCGATGGTAAATTAAAGCCATGCTTACACAGCAACCATGAAATTGATATTTTAGATGCGGTTCGAAATCATCCAGAAAAAATACAGGAAGTTTTAGCTTCTGCCATTCTGAGTAAGCCAGAAAAGCATGATTTGCTTACGGACAGCCATGAAGAGAGCAATAGAGGAATGTCTCAAATCGGAGGCTAG
- a CDS encoding ABC transporter substrate-binding protein, whose protein sequence is MKKREYKVFHIFLCLFLVVFIVLGPYYLINYRPNSVDYSKKNKAQEPGWQGIITLWDYPRLDKKTGTNFGWMYEKIRAFEKANPGVYIKFTPLSWEKGPIKINTAAKLGGLPDIVPIGNDYGLMNRGVLEELNPYLTGDEIQDFRENALKAVTYQNKIYGIPWMMTTYTMVLNLDLFNERGVEPPVDGQWTYEEFVSKMESLTFDSKGNNKIDRYGFNSFIEPGYYNTWGILLSDGAKVFNEKMQYSFNDDKALSGLTKLMDLKLKYGITHPDFGTNNSNQSWTNFYKDQNIAVYPVGTWALNVLDNLQKEGTGLNYGIAGFPKGNLGKSITLNNTVGSYGMVNQESEEKKQVIISFLKFLIKEEYQKDLIRLGVFPARKSIGNIYTDDTNMTMIYEELQNANIVFNHPYWKEIDEILQREIQQGVLGNKSPEQVLKDAEEKIHILLNRIEN, encoded by the coding sequence ATGAAGAAAAGAGAATATAAGGTTTTTCATATTTTTTTATGCCTATTTTTAGTCGTATTTATTGTCCTAGGGCCTTATTATCTAATCAATTATCGTCCAAATAGTGTGGATTATAGTAAAAAAAATAAGGCACAGGAGCCTGGGTGGCAGGGGATTATAACCTTATGGGATTATCCTAGATTAGATAAAAAGACGGGAACAAATTTTGGATGGATGTACGAAAAAATTAGAGCCTTCGAAAAAGCAAATCCAGGGGTCTATATAAAGTTTACGCCGCTCAGCTGGGAAAAGGGCCCCATCAAAATAAATACTGCGGCAAAGCTAGGAGGACTACCAGATATCGTCCCTATTGGCAATGATTACGGTTTGATGAATCGGGGTGTGCTAGAAGAGCTGAACCCTTATTTAACGGGGGATGAAATACAAGATTTTAGAGAGAATGCGTTAAAAGCTGTTACCTACCAAAATAAAATCTATGGCATCCCATGGATGATGACCACCTATACCATGGTTCTCAACTTAGATTTATTCAACGAAAGAGGTGTAGAACCTCCAGTTGATGGACAGTGGACATATGAAGAATTTGTCAGTAAAATGGAATCACTAACTTTTGACAGTAAAGGAAATAATAAAATAGATCGGTATGGTTTTAACAGTTTTATAGAGCCGGGATATTATAATACATGGGGAATTTTGCTGAGTGATGGTGCTAAGGTTTTCAATGAAAAAATGCAGTACAGCTTTAACGACGATAAGGCTTTAAGTGGACTTACGAAGCTGATGGATTTAAAATTGAAATACGGCATTACCCATCCAGATTTCGGTACGAACAATTCAAATCAATCATGGACGAACTTTTACAAGGATCAAAACATAGCAGTATACCCTGTGGGAACATGGGCATTGAACGTATTGGATAATCTACAGAAGGAAGGAACTGGACTCAACTACGGCATCGCTGGATTTCCAAAGGGAAACTTGGGAAAATCCATTACCTTAAACAACACAGTAGGGTCCTATGGTATGGTAAATCAGGAAAGTGAGGAAAAGAAACAGGTTATTATCAGCTTTTTAAAATTTTTAATAAAGGAAGAGTACCAGAAGGACCTGATAAGACTCGGTGTTTTTCCAGCTAGAAAGTCTATAGGAAATATCTATACCGATGACACCAATATGACCATGATTTATGAAGAACTACAAAATGCAAATATTGTATTTAATCATCCTTATTGGAAGGAAATCGATGAGATTCTACAAAGAGAAATACAGCAGGGAGTTCTTGGTAATAAAAGTCCAGAGCAGGTTTTAAAAGATGCAGAGGAGAAGATTCATATACTGTTGAATCGTATTGAAAATTGA